In the Parasteatoda tepidariorum isolate YZ-2023 chromosome 3, CAS_Ptep_4.0, whole genome shotgun sequence genome, one interval contains:
- the LOC107455997 gene encoding putative transcription factor SOX-14 — MGELFDITMSYQQCGRNYSASNKKYPAFGSLTVNQNSKTPYSDATRCKKKSSHVKRPMNAFMVWSQIERRRICEEQPDMHNAEISKRLGMMWRLLDEDQRKPFVEEADRLRQLHQIQYPDYKYRPRKKKALPPVKPTKTKSNSAVNRTSAATIIIANSRHGVGKLVQRGVKQIRNCEENRNRVKLCSTSFKLKLLEKKIKKSDSETKYSPVTKYVPVTNVQSDASSDASSPEPAQEPVVYKKPVTTTLTKAPSTVTSSLMSVFTPVSVKVEPHSSESDYNSSSSPIPSSSGSSSTFDDLPDISDLTDMLECPANWNSVLDNEPLPIDLDNTPLPLDIPDYSSIFGSDFLDSNGLSNLCLNDNSRWDLLINGA; from the coding sequence ATGGGGGAGCTCTTCGACATAACCATGTCTTATCAACAGTGTGGTCGGAATTACAGTGcttccaataaaaaatatcctgctTTCGGTTCTTTGACTGTCAACCAAAATTCTAAAACTCCCTATTCAGACGCTACTCGGTGTAAGAAAAAATCTTCCCATGTGAAAAGGCCCATGAACGCTTTTATGGTGTGGAGTCAAATAGAAAGGAGAAGGATTTGCGAAGAACAACCTGACATGCATAATGCTGAAATCAGCAAAAGACTGGGAATGATGTGGAGATTGCTCGACGAGGATCAAAGGAAACCTTTTGTAGAAGAGGCTGATAGACTTAGACAGTTGCATCAAATTCAGTACCCGGATTATAAGTACCGTCCACGCAAAAAGAAAGCCCTACCACCAGTGAAGCCCACcaaaacaaaatcaaacagCGCAGTGAATCGAACATCGGCTGCGACCATCATCATCGCCAACAGCAGGCATGGTGTCGGTAAACTAGTGCAGCGCGGcgtaaaacaaataagaaattgcGAAGAAAATCGCAATCGAGTGAAACTGTGTTCTACAAGCTTCAAGCTGAAGCtgctagaaaagaaaattaaaaagagtgaTTCCGAAACTAAGTACTCTCCTGTTACCAAATACGTCCCAGTGACCAACGTCCAGTCCGATGCTTCGTCAGACGCATCTTCTCCAGAACCAGCACAGGAGCCAGTAGTTTACAAAAAACCAGTGACAACCACCTTGACTAAAGCCCCGTCCACTGTAACGTCGTCCCTTATGTCAGTTTTCACGCCTGTGTCTGTGAAAGTCGAACCACATTCTTCAGAATCGGACTATAATTCATCGTCCAGTCCGATTCCATCATCTAGTGGTTCTAGCTCAACTTTTGACGATTTACCGGACATCAGCGACTTAACGGATATGCTAGAGTGTCCGGCTAACTGGAATAGTGTTCTGGATAACGAACCTTTACCGATAGATCTGGATAATACGCCGCTACCATTGGATATTCCGGATTATTCGAGTATTTTCGGCAGCGATTTCTTAGACAGCAATGGACTATCAAATTTGTGCCTAAATGACAATTCCAGGTgggatttattaattaatggaGCATGA